A genomic stretch from Hirundo rustica isolate bHirRus1 chromosome 26, bHirRus1.pri.v3, whole genome shotgun sequence includes:
- the LOC120763320 gene encoding uncharacterized protein LOC120763320 codes for MGISAPPERHRPVPPPGATVTPPPITSRAAPAPDLKMRERLLVLLCALARRRRRRAGAMAGNGSGSGAGAGGWDGPQRRAWLRHYYSQRQKRLMTLLIAHRRRTSCCFYPRAWPSFRSTDWWEQVVLKEFGPQDWLEKFRMSKETFFYICNQLRPGLAPHSAHFHPTLPLEKRVAVALWHLATNVEYQTLSPLFGVGPSTVQSCVREVSYAIVLLLKPLYLRLPDEKELENMVRIFCTRWGFPHCIGALDSLHIPIHPPLRLTADYCNGQGWHSILTQATVDGLGQFWDVSTAFPGSMENSAVLESSSLWVLAKEGRLCPNPPKHFMGKAQKYVLLGDATYPLQDWILKPYQEDEKLTQRQLQFNYRLKRAHSVIENAFLRLKARWQILLKCDDCSLELLPTLVLACCILHNVCEAHDNPFNEEWLEGTEPTELPKPSQPAPAAMEDNRAEQVRELMCQYFESCGEG; via the exons atggggatatCGGCACCGCCTGAGCGGCACCGCCCCGTCCCGCCCCCCGGTGCCACCGTGACCCCGCCGCCGATCACTTCCAGGGCGGCCCCGGCTCCCGATTTGAAAATGCGGGAGCGGCTGCTGGTGCTCCTGTGCGCGctggcgcggcggcggcggcggcgcgctGGGGCCATGGCCGGGAACGGCAGCGGCAGCGGAGCCGGCGCCGGGGGCTGGGACGGGCCGCAGCGGCGCGCCTGGCTCCGGCACTACTACAGCCAGCGGCAGAAGCGGCTCATGACG ctcctcatcGCTCACCGGAGGAgaaccagctgctgcttctATCCCCGCGCCTGGCCCAGCTTCAGGAGCACGGACTGGTGGGAGCAGGTGGTCCTGAAGGAGTTTGGGCCCCAGGACTGGTTGGAGAAGTTTCGGATGTCCAAGGAGACTTTCTTCTACATCTGCAACCAGCTGCGGCCCGGGCTGGCCCCGCACAGTGCCCACTTCcaccccaccctgcccctgGAGAAGAGGGTGGCTGTGGCCCTGTGGCACTTGGCCACCAACGTGGAGTACCAGACTCTGAGCCCGCTCTTTGGCGTGGGGCCCTCCactgtgcagagctgtgtccGGGAGGTGAGCTACGCTATCGTCTTGCTGCTGAAGCCGCTTTACCTCCGTCTGCCTGAcgagaaggagctggagaacaTGGTGCGCATCTTCTGCACACGCTGGGGCTTCCCGCATTGCATCGGGGCACTGGACAGCCTGCACATCCCCATCCACCCCCCCCTGCGCCTCACCGCCGACTACTGCAACGGCCAGGGCTGGCACTCCATCCTCACGCAGGCCACCGTGGATGGGCTGGGGCAGTTCTGGGATGTGTCCACCGCCTTTCCAGGCAGCATGGAAAACAGCGCGGTCCTGGAGAGCTCCAGCCTGTGGGTGCTGGCCAAGGAGGGCCGGCTGTGCCCCAACCCTCCCAAGCATTTCATGGGGAAGGCACAGAAGTACGTGCTGCTGGGCGATGCCACGTACCCCCTGCAAGACTGGATCCTCAAGCCCTACCAGGAGGACGAGAAACTCACCCAGCGCCAGCTGCAGTTCAACTACCGCCTGAAGCGGGCCCACAGCGTGATCGAGAATGCCTTCCTGCGCCTCAAGGCGCGCTGGCAGATCCTCCTCAAGTGTGATGactgcagcctggagctgctaCCCACCCTTGTCCTTGCCTGCTGCATCCTGCACAACGTCTGCGAGGCCCACGACAACCCCTTCAACGAGGAGTGGCTGGAGGGCACTGAGCCCACCGAGCTGCCCAAGCCATCCCAGCCTGCGCCGGCCGCCATGGAGGACAACCGGGCAGAGCAAGTGCGTGAGCTGATGTGCCAGTACTTTGAGAGCTGTGGGGAGGGCTGA